The genomic stretch CGCCAGCAGTTCGTCGTTGCTCTGCTTGCGGTCGCCGAAGTACTCGCTGAGCTGGATGTCGGAGAACTCGTTCTGGAACAGCTCCCAGAAGTCGGTCAACGGCGTCAGCTTGCCGGCCACCCGATCCAGCCGCTCGTTGAAGCGGGCGTCCGGGGTGCGGGCCAGGCCGCGCATCAGCTCCACCAGGTCCACTTCCAGGACCATGTGCATGCCGCCCTGCAGGTCCAGTCCACGCTTGATGGACTGTTTGCGCAGTTCCACCTGGGCATCCGGGGTGAGGGCCTTGAAGGCCTCCTCCCCCATGCTCGCCAGGCGCAGGGTGGGGAACAACTTCCAGGCGGCCAGCGCCAACAGGGCCGCAAAGATGATCCAGCGCAGTTTGTTGTTGTGCTGTTCCATGGTGATGGAAAGCTCCTTCGTCGTCAGCTGAACGATTTTTTGCAAACCTTGAAGTTAGAATGGACCCGCCCAAGATGCAACGCATCTGCTCAGACAATTGAGCCTCCACCCATTGGAGTCTGAGCCTGTTATTCAGTGAACAAAACAGTCTGATGAGTACAGCTGCACTGGCTTGTCTCAGTGTGAAATTTTGTTACGTTGGAACCCGTCAGTTCGACAACCCGAGGATTCACTTGGAAGAAACCCCCTCCCGTGAATCACTCCCGGAGCATGAGACTCCCGGACCGGGCCTGGTGCGACCGGTGCCTTTCTGGCGCAAGCGGCTCTTGAATTTGAGCGTGGTCGCGGCCCTGATCCTGCTGGGCATCCGATTCCAGCACGATTTGAATGCGGAACGGCTTCTGCGTGAAAACGACCGTCTGCATCGGAGTCTTGAAGTCGCTCTCGAGGATGTGAGCACCCTGCGCCAGTCGGTGGACTCTCTCCACGAACTGGACCGCGAAATCCGCCAGATCGCCAAGCTCGATCCCATCCCCAAGGAGGTCCGGCGCATGGGCGTCGGCGGCGCCTTGTACGAGGCCTCCCTGCCGGGCATCGGCTCCCAGGCCATCGGCGAACTGGAGCAGCTGCAGCGGGAGACCGAGCTGTTGCGCGCCAGCCTGAGCCGCGCCCGCGATCTGGTGGCCGCCCAGATGGACGAGATGCGGCGCATGCCGTCCATCGTGCCCGTGGCCAGCGGGGAGCGCACCAGCAACTACGGCTACCGGCTGGATCCCTTCACCAACGAGTGGCGCATGCACGAGGGGGTTGACTTCCAGGCCAATGTGGGCACCCCCGTCCTGGCTCCGGCCGACGGCGTGGTGGTGGAGGCCGGCCGCGACGGCAATTACGGCATCCTGGTCAAGCTGGACCACGGTGGCGGCCTACAGACCCTCTTCTGCCACTTGTCCCGCCTGCGCGTGGAAGAAGGCGACCGCATCGCCCGCGGCGACCACATCGGCGATGTGGGCAACACCGGGCGCAGCACGGCGGCGCACTTGCACTATGAAGTGCACCGCAACGGCCGCCCGGTCAATCCGGATCCCTACATCCTGAGCGAATTGGCGGAACTCAATTAGTCCTCCGCCCCGCGGAACCTGCACCGATGAACCCTGAGCCCAT from Candidatus Delongbacteria bacterium encodes the following:
- a CDS encoding M23 family metallopeptidase; translated protein: MPFWRKRLLNLSVVAALILLGIRFQHDLNAERLLRENDRLHRSLEVALEDVSTLRQSVDSLHELDREIRQIAKLDPIPKEVRRMGVGGALYEASLPGIGSQAIGELEQLQRETELLRASLSRARDLVAAQMDEMRRMPSIVPVASGERTSNYGYRLDPFTNEWRMHEGVDFQANVGTPVLAPADGVVVEAGRDGNYGILVKLDHGGGLQTLFCHLSRLRVEEGDRIARGDHIGDVGNTGRSTAAHLHYEVHRNGRPVNPDPYILSELAELN